One genomic segment of Oncorhynchus mykiss isolate Arlee chromosome 10, USDA_OmykA_1.1, whole genome shotgun sequence includes these proteins:
- the LOC110533376 gene encoding interferon regulatory factor 1 — MPVSRMRMRPWLEDKIESNSISGLVWVDKDKKIFSIPWKHAARHGWDLNKDACLFKQWAMHTGKFIQGETTPDPKTWKANFRCAMNSLPDIKEVKDKSINRGSGAVRVYKMLSVSTKPNNKRSKAKDAKKNDKGLKIKTEEMDNSATHCLEDRNTNTHLQEDRKIQENKVDSSDNLGETITAASYLDGSVNDPDVPDFITSVEIGPDSINYYSSFQVSPDHSTDYEDLNEETLIEIAQHWEQLEQLELPGSVNSKGFLSNEVATVETYNTAESNHSPESQWSDNSGSEIELRLYTELSPGLPMAEDLVSYTDHWALNNTLNNSTTSYLQQISCPL, encoded by the exons ATGCCTGTGTCTAGGATGAGAATGAGGCCTTGGCTGGAGGATAAGATTGAGTCCAACTCCATCAGTGGATTGGTGTGGGTGGACAAG GACAAGAAGATATTCTCCATCCCATGGAAGCATGCTGCACGTCATGGATGGGACCTGAACAAGGATGCCTGTCTATTCAAGCAATGGGCCATGCACACAG GGAAATTCATACAAGGCGAGACTACACCAGACCCTAAGACATGGAAGGCTAATTTCCGCTGTGCAATGAACTCCCTTCCTGACATCAAGGAGGTGAAAGACAAGAGCATCAACAGAGGGTCAGGAGCGGTGCGCGTTTACAAAATGCTGAGCGTCAGCACAAAGCCAAATAACAAGAGGTCAAAAGCAAAGGATGCAAAGAAAAATGACAAG GGGTTAAAGATCAAGACAGAGGAAATGGACAACAGTGCAACCCACTGCCTCGAGGATCgcaacaccaacacacacctgcAGGAGGACAGAAAGATACAGGAGAACAAAGTCGACAGCTCAGACAACCTAGGGGAGACCATCACAGCAGCGTCATATCTTGATGGCTCTGTCAATGACCCTGATGTTCCAGACTTTATCACCTCTGTGGAAATAGGACCAGACAGCATCAACTACTACTCGTCTTTCCAAGTGTCACCGGATCACTCCACAG ACTATGAAGATTTGAACGAAGAAACACTTATTGAG ATTGCACAGCATTGGGAGCAATTGGAGCAATTGGAGCTGCCAGGCAGTGTAAACAGCAAGGGGTTCCTGAGCAATGAAGtagctacagtagagacatacaACACTGCAGAGTCTAACCACAGTCCAGAGAGCCAATGGAGTGATAACTCAG GGTCGGAAATAGAGCTACGGTTATACACAGAACTGAGCCCAGGCCTACCAATGGCTGAAGATCTCGTCTCTTACACCGACCATTGGGCTCTGAACAACACACTGAACAACAGCACGACCAGTTATCTCCAACAGATCTCTTGCCCACTTTGA